In Scytonema millei VB511283, a single window of DNA contains:
- a CDS encoding Acg family FMN-binding oxidoreductase has protein sequence MSTISNFWNIEEAEFPQTGTPTEQLKFLLNYALLAPSGHNTQPWNFKVQDEAIALYADRTRALPVVDPQDRELIISCGTALFNLRIALRHFGYTGKILTFPEPSHPDLLAAIQLGKPTQASADEQMLFEAIPQRHTNRRDYENWDVPKSMLTWLQVDAASEGAWLQVVKGDLTRQAIAELVVRGDRLQMANPDFRRELAAWIHPGSSPSHDGIPGYAYGVNQYLDFATPIFAWAMRTLDLGDAVAHHSRQLAIQSPAILVLGTEQDTPRDWLAAGQALERVLLRSQAVGLSASFLNQPIEEPTLRSQLSKLIYASGYPQILLRLGFGSEVKPTARRGVDEVLL, from the coding sequence ATGTCTACAATATCCAATTTCTGGAACATTGAAGAAGCTGAATTTCCCCAAACTGGTACACCTACAGAGCAGCTCAAGTTTCTTTTAAATTATGCATTGCTAGCTCCTTCTGGGCATAATACTCAGCCTTGGAATTTTAAAGTTCAAGATGAAGCGATCGCGCTCTATGCTGACCGGACTCGCGCTTTGCCTGTTGTCGATCCTCAAGACCGAGAATTAATTATCAGCTGCGGTACGGCATTATTTAATCTTCGGATTGCTCTACGTCACTTTGGTTATACGGGCAAAATCTTAACTTTTCCAGAACCCAGCCATCCAGACTTGTTAGCGGCGATTCAATTAGGCAAACCCACACAGGCTAGCGCTGACGAGCAAATGCTGTTTGAGGCAATTCCCCAAAGACACACGAATCGAAGGGATTATGAAAACTGGGATGTACCCAAATCGATGCTGACATGGCTGCAAGTGGATGCTGCCAGCGAAGGCGCTTGGTTGCAAGTTGTGAAAGGAGATCTAACCCGTCAGGCGATCGCCGAATTAGTGGTACGAGGCGATCGCTTGCAAATGGCAAATCCCGACTTTCGGCGCGAATTAGCAGCTTGGATTCATCCAGGTAGCAGCCCCAGCCACGATGGTATACCTGGATATGCTTATGGCGTGAATCAGTACCTAGATTTTGCTACACCGATCTTTGCTTGGGCAATGCGTACCCTCGATCTCGGAGATGCAGTGGCTCATCATAGCCGCCAACTCGCGATCCAGTCTCCGGCAATTTTAGTGCTGGGTACAGAGCAAGATACTCCGAGAGATTGGCTGGCAGCGGGGCAAGCACTAGAGCGGGTATTGCTGCGAAGTCAAGCAGTCGGATTATCAGCATCCTTTTTAAATCAGCCGATTGAAGAGCCAACTTTGCGATCGCAACTAAGCAAATTAATCTACGCATCAGGCTATCCACAAATTCTGTTGCGTCTGGGTTTTGGTTCTGAAGTAAAACCAACAGCAAGGCGAGGAGTGGATGAAGTTTTGCTATAA
- the hypF gene encoding carbamoyltransferase HypF: MLSLKQRLHVTIRGAVQGVGFRPFIYRLATELGLVGWVNNSAQGVFVDVEGTQAQLQNFLLRIEQQKPPQSIVQSLESKFLAPVGYQQFEIRTSTGGEKSATILPDLATCSDCLREIFNKSDRRYGYPFTNCTNCGPRFSMIEALPYDRANTTMKQFQMCARCQSEYENPLDRRFHAQPNACPECGPQLELWDRDGRVLALRDRALLQAAASIRQGQIVAIKGLGGFHLVVDARNEAAVRRLRDRKQREAKPLALMYPSLESIQVSCQVSELEASLLRSPQAPIVLLQRKLEVDSAMVAQRTAFGIAPSVAPGNPYLGVMLPYTPLHHLLMAELGFPIVATSGNLTDEPICIDEKEALQRLSSIAEVFLVHNRPIARPIDDSVVRVMMGREMVLRRARGYAPLPIQVTGIGEAGEQRSRGAEEQRELGKLGEKKQLSAVFTQCSASVNCQLSTVNQQLTPDSLLAVGAQLKNTIALSVNEQVFVSQHIGDLATVPAVNAFEKAIADFQQLYQVKPAAIACDLHPDYSSTQFAQNSGLPVIPVQHHYAHVLSCMAENDLIETDNKPVLGIAWDGTGYGLDGTIWGGEFLLATETSFERVAHLRTFRLPGGEKAIKEPRRVAIGLLYGIFGEELFEMQHLAPVQAFSDRELGILQTMLQRNLNTPVTSSMGRLFDAIASILGLRQQTQFEGQAAMELEFAIAGFDPDERYSFEILATSSPAIVDLLPMVREILADIRCGLPLGKISAKLHNTLVEIVVAVAKSVGEENIVLTGGCFQNKYLTERAIKRLQAENFRPYWHQRVPPNDGGIALGQIVAATFRLSNRK, from the coding sequence ATGCTAAGCCTAAAACAACGTTTACACGTAACTATTCGAGGTGCTGTACAAGGGGTAGGTTTCCGTCCGTTTATCTACCGATTGGCAACAGAATTAGGACTTGTAGGATGGGTGAATAATTCCGCTCAAGGGGTTTTTGTTGATGTAGAAGGCACGCAAGCGCAATTGCAGAATTTTTTATTACGCATCGAGCAACAAAAGCCACCCCAGTCAATCGTTCAAAGTCTAGAATCGAAATTTCTCGCTCCCGTAGGCTACCAACAGTTCGAGATTCGCACCAGTACGGGTGGTGAGAAATCAGCAACAATATTACCCGACCTTGCCACTTGCTCGGATTGTCTGCGCGAAATTTTCAACAAAAGCGATCGCCGCTACGGTTATCCCTTCACCAACTGTACTAACTGCGGTCCCCGCTTTAGCATGATTGAAGCTTTGCCCTACGATCGCGCCAATACGACGATGAAACAGTTTCAGATGTGCGCTCGCTGTCAGTCCGAGTATGAAAATCCACTAGATCGCCGCTTTCACGCCCAACCTAACGCCTGTCCTGAATGCGGACCCCAACTTGAGTTATGGGATCGAGACGGTCGCGTTTTAGCATTGCGCGATCGAGCATTGCTTCAAGCTGCCGCATCAATTCGTCAAGGTCAGATCGTTGCTATCAAAGGTTTGGGCGGGTTTCACCTTGTCGTAGATGCACGGAACGAAGCAGCCGTACGACGACTGCGCGATCGCAAGCAGCGAGAAGCAAAACCCTTAGCCCTGATGTATCCATCCCTAGAATCGATTCAAGTAAGCTGTCAAGTTTCAGAGTTGGAAGCCAGCCTATTGCGATCGCCTCAAGCTCCAATTGTCCTGCTGCAACGCAAGCTAGAAGTTGACAGCGCGATGGTCGCGCAGCGAACCGCCTTCGGCATCGCCCCCTCAGTTGCTCCTGGCAATCCTTATTTAGGCGTGATGTTGCCCTACACTCCTCTACATCACCTACTCATGGCTGAGTTGGGTTTCCCAATAGTTGCTACCAGTGGCAATTTAACAGATGAACCTATTTGTATTGATGAAAAAGAAGCACTGCAACGCCTGAGTAGCATTGCTGAGGTTTTCCTCGTCCACAACCGACCGATCGCCCGACCGATAGACGATTCTGTCGTGCGCGTAATGATGGGACGAGAAATGGTTTTACGCCGCGCCCGTGGTTATGCACCTTTACCGATTCAGGTGACGGGGATAGGGGAAGCAGGGGAGCAGAGGAGCAGAGGAGCAGAGGAGCAGAGGGAGTTGGGGAAGCTGGGGGAGAAAAAACAACTGTCAGCTGTCTTCACGCAGTGTAGCGCCAGCGTCAACTGTCAACTGTCAACCGTCAACCAACAACTCACCCCCGACTCCCTTCTCGCAGTAGGGGCGCAGCTCAAAAATACGATCGCTCTTTCTGTAAATGAGCAAGTTTTTGTCAGTCAGCATATCGGAGATTTAGCAACAGTTCCAGCAGTGAATGCTTTTGAAAAAGCGATCGCGGATTTTCAACAACTTTATCAGGTCAAACCAGCAGCGATCGCCTGCGATCTTCATCCCGATTATTCTTCTACTCAATTTGCTCAAAACTCAGGTTTACCAGTTATTCCAGTGCAGCACCACTACGCACACGTTCTCTCATGCATGGCGGAAAACGATTTAATTGAGACGGATAACAAACCCGTTTTAGGTATTGCTTGGGACGGTACTGGTTACGGACTAGACGGCACAATTTGGGGTGGAGAATTTCTGCTGGCTACAGAAACATCATTTGAGCGAGTCGCTCATTTACGGACTTTTCGACTGCCTGGGGGAGAAAAGGCAATTAAAGAACCAAGACGAGTCGCAATTGGTTTGCTCTATGGAATTTTTGGAGAAGAATTGTTTGAGATGCAGCACTTAGCACCAGTGCAAGCTTTTAGCGATCGCGAGTTGGGAATTTTACAGACAATGCTGCAAAGAAATCTCAATACTCCAGTGACTTCTAGCATGGGACGGCTATTTGATGCGATCGCTTCAATTCTAGGATTGCGGCAACAAACTCAGTTTGAAGGACAAGCAGCAATGGAACTGGAGTTTGCGATCGCCGGATTCGATCCTGACGAGCGCTATAGCTTTGAGATTTTAGCAACGTCATCACCTGCGATCGTCGATCTGCTGCCGATGGTGCGAGAAATCTTAGCAGATATAAGATGTGGTTTACCACTCGGAAAAATATCAGCTAAGTTGCACAATACGCTCGTTGAGATCGTAGTTGCCGTAGCAAAATCTGTGGGTGAAGAAAACATTGTGCTTACAGGCGGTTGTTTTCAAAATAAGTATTTAACTGAAAGAGCCATTAAAAGATTGCAAGCAGAAAATTTTCGTCCTTATTGGCATCAGCGCGTCCCACCTAATGATGGGGGAATCGCGCTAGGACAAATTGTGGCAGCAACTTTTCGCTTGAGCAACAGGAAGTAA
- a CDS encoding dihydroorotate dehydrogenase-like protein, whose translation MDLTTTYMGLQLRSPLVPSASPLSEDIDNIKRMEDAGAAAVVMHSLFEEQLRQERYELHHHLTHGTESYPEALTYFPEPHSFRVGSEEYLNHIQRAKEKVNIPLIASLNGSSVGGWTNYARQIQQAGADGLELNVYYVPTDMDLTGEQIEQTYIEILRSVKAAVTIPVAIKLSPYFTNMANMARRLDNAGANALVLFNRFYQPDINLKTLEVEPNVLLSTPQSMRLPMRWIAILYDRINASLAATSGIHKGQDAIKLLMAGANITMLCSVLLRHGIDQIRAIEQEMREWMVEHEYESVRQLQGSMSQKNCPDKSAFERAQYMRSLQTYKPEWERVFDTSHYFG comes from the coding sequence ATGGACTTAACTACAACTTACATGGGGTTGCAATTGCGATCGCCCCTCGTCCCTTCAGCCTCACCCCTTTCTGAAGACATCGACAATATTAAGCGAATGGAAGATGCGGGCGCGGCGGCTGTGGTGATGCATTCCCTATTTGAAGAACAATTACGCCAAGAGCGCTACGAACTGCACCACCACCTGACGCATGGGACTGAAAGCTATCCTGAAGCCTTGACCTATTTTCCAGAACCTCACAGCTTTCGAGTCGGCTCGGAAGAATATCTAAATCACATCCAAAGGGCAAAGGAAAAGGTAAATATTCCTCTCATCGCTAGTCTCAACGGTTCATCTGTTGGCGGTTGGACTAACTATGCCAGACAAATCCAGCAAGCAGGAGCAGACGGACTGGAATTGAATGTGTATTACGTCCCTACAGACATGGACTTGACAGGCGAACAAATCGAGCAAACCTACATCGAGATTTTGCGATCGGTGAAAGCCGCTGTGACAATTCCCGTAGCGATCAAACTCAGCCCCTATTTTACCAACATGGCGAATATGGCTCGACGTTTGGACAACGCAGGAGCGAATGCTCTCGTTTTATTCAATCGCTTCTATCAGCCAGACATCAACCTCAAAACCCTAGAGGTTGAACCAAACGTGCTGTTAAGTACTCCGCAGTCCATGCGTTTACCGATGCGTTGGATTGCAATTCTCTACGATCGCATCAATGCTAGTTTGGCTGCAACCAGTGGCATTCACAAAGGGCAGGATGCCATCAAATTACTAATGGCAGGGGCAAACATCACGATGCTTTGTTCGGTGTTACTACGGCACGGCATCGACCAGATCCGCGCGATCGAGCAGGAAATGCGTGAATGGATGGTAGAACACGAGTATGAATCCGTGCGGCAACTACAAGGAAGCATGAGTCAGAAAAATTGCCCCGACAAGAGTGCCTTTGAACGCGCCCAATACATGCGATCGCTCCAAACCTACAAACCAGAATGGGAGCGAGTTTTCGACACATCTCATTATTTTGGATAA
- a CDS encoding HypC/HybG/HupF family hydrogenase formation chaperone — MCLAVPGKIISIDYDQEPLMRTGKVSFGGVIKEVSLAYVPEAKVDDYVIVHVGFALSILDPEEAESTLNYLQEMQI, encoded by the coding sequence ATGTGTTTAGCAGTTCCAGGGAAAATTATCAGTATTGATTATGACCAAGAACCATTAATGCGGACTGGAAAAGTTAGCTTTGGTGGAGTTATTAAAGAAGTTAGTCTTGCCTATGTTCCTGAAGCAAAAGTAGATGACTATGTAATCGTCCATGTAGGTTTTGCTCTTAGTATTCTCGATCCAGAAGAAGCAGAAAGTACGTTGAATTATTTACAAGAAATGCAAATTTGA
- a CDS encoding DUF4327 family protein, with amino-acid sequence MKTSVKYDINAIKDEARQLVDKGLVDRHQPIYALCKYIPGREWVCVEIELEENDFLLRDRIIDLLGREDWQED; translated from the coding sequence ATGAAAACATCAGTTAAGTACGACATCAATGCTATCAAAGACGAAGCGCGTCAACTCGTTGATAAAGGACTTGTTGACCGTCACCAGCCAATTTATGCTTTGTGCAAATACATTCCAGGTCGTGAGTGGGTTTGTGTGGAAATTGAGCTAGAGGAAAATGATTTTTTGCTGAGAGATCGAATTATCGATCTATTAGGTCGTGAAGACTGGCAAGAAGACTAA
- the nifJ gene encoding pyruvate:ferredoxin (flavodoxin) oxidoreductase, translating into MKTKTFATLDGNEAVAQVAYRLNEVITIYPITPSSPMAEWADAWTAEGRANIWGNVPAVVQMQSEGGVAGALHGALQTGSLTTTFTASQGLLLMLPNMYKIAGELTPTVFHVAARSLAAQALSIFGDHSDVMAARTTGFAMLCAASVQEAHDFALIATRATLELRIPFLHFFDGFRTSHEIAKVELLAEDDMRSLIPDELVFAHRDRALTPDRPVIRGTAQNPDVYFQARETVNPYYLACPDITQKVMDEFAQLTGRQYQLFEYHGDPAAERVIVLMGSGCEAVHETVDYLNASGEKVGVVKVRLYRPFDAKRFVKALPATVKAIAVLDRTKEPGAAGEALYLDVVTAVCEYAQEQRGRADKGDKGDKEAILATSHQPLATSPTPQIIGGRYGLSSKEFTPAMIQAVFDNLAAIEPKNHFTIGINDDVTHTSLLYDPEFSIESDRVVRAIFYGLGADGTVGANKNSIKIIGEQTDNYAQGYFVYDSKKSGSVTVSHLRFGQQPIRSTYLVNRANFVACHQWEFIEKFPLLKEIVPGGTFLLNSPYPADEIWNYLPRSLQTQIIQKHLKFYVINGYQVARNAGMGGRINTVMQVCFFALSGVLPKDEAIAQIKRSIRKTYGKKGDEIVQMNIHAVHETLAHLYEVDYGAMVRSNQENQLPTTNYQLPITNSAPAFVRDVLGKIIAREGDNLPVSAMPVDGTYPSGTSKWEKRNIAQEIPVWDSDVCVQCGKCVMVCPHSVIRSKVYEPQQLETAPATFKNSNAREHDWQGLKFTIQVAPEDCTGCGICVDVCPAKNKSQPKLKAINMQPQQPLREQERENWDFFLNIPNPDRTHLKLHKINQQQMQEPLFEFSGACAGCGETPYLKLVSQLFGDRAVIANATGCSSIYGGNLPTTPWTHNAEGRGPAWSNSLFEDNAEFGLGFRVAIDKHAEIATELLRQLAPAVGEELATSILNAPQNDEADIYEQRQRVALLKQKLDELLKNQGAEEQRGRGAEEQRGNYQLPTTNYQNLKSLANYLVKKSVWIIGGDGWAYDIGFGGLDHVLASGRNVNILVLDTEVYSNTGGQMSKATPKGAVAKFAAGGKPAPKKDLGLIAMTYGNVYVASVAMGARDEHTLRAFLEAEAYEGPSLIIAYSHCIAHGINMATAMQNQKAAVDSGRWLLYRFHPDRIQQGENPLQLDSHAPKLPVEQYMYLENRFKMLTKSKPEAAKQLLAEAQQDVNTRWRLYQYLAARSPETIH; encoded by the coding sequence ATGAAAACAAAAACATTTGCAACCCTAGATGGTAATGAGGCAGTTGCTCAAGTTGCCTATCGCTTGAATGAAGTCATTACCATTTACCCTATCACTCCCTCCTCGCCAATGGCTGAATGGGCTGATGCTTGGACAGCAGAAGGCAGAGCGAATATTTGGGGTAATGTTCCCGCCGTAGTCCAAATGCAGAGTGAAGGAGGCGTTGCTGGGGCGCTTCACGGTGCTTTACAGACAGGTTCCTTGACAACGACTTTCACTGCATCACAGGGATTATTGTTGATGCTGCCAAATATGTACAAAATTGCGGGAGAATTAACACCGACAGTTTTTCACGTCGCAGCGCGATCGCTTGCCGCTCAAGCTTTATCCATTTTCGGCGATCATAGCGATGTGATGGCAGCACGGACAACGGGTTTTGCAATGTTGTGCGCTGCATCAGTCCAAGAAGCACACGATTTCGCCCTCATCGCCACAAGAGCAACATTAGAATTGCGAATTCCTTTCCTACATTTCTTCGATGGCTTCCGCACCTCCCACGAAATTGCCAAAGTGGAACTGTTGGCAGAAGACGACATGCGATCGCTCATTCCCGACGAGCTAGTCTTTGCCCATCGCGATCGCGCTTTAACTCCCGATCGCCCAGTGATTCGCGGTACAGCCCAAAATCCCGACGTTTACTTTCAAGCTAGGGAAACTGTCAATCCTTACTATCTAGCTTGTCCCGACATTACCCAAAAGGTGATGGATGAATTTGCCCAACTGACGGGCAGACAATATCAACTATTTGAATACCACGGCGATCCAGCAGCAGAGAGAGTCATTGTCTTAATGGGTTCTGGTTGCGAAGCCGTCCACGAAACTGTAGATTACCTCAATGCTAGCGGTGAAAAAGTAGGAGTCGTCAAAGTCCGACTCTATCGCCCCTTTGATGCCAAAAGATTTGTAAAAGCATTACCTGCAACAGTCAAAGCGATCGCAGTTTTAGACCGCACCAAAGAACCAGGCGCAGCAGGTGAGGCGTTGTATCTCGACGTTGTTACCGCTGTGTGCGAGTATGCACAGGAGCAGAGGGGCAGGGCAGACAAGGGAGACAAGGGAGACAAGGAAGCAATTCTAGCCACTAGTCACCAGCCACTAGCCACTTCCCCGACTCCCCAAATCATCGGTGGACGCTACGGCTTATCATCCAAAGAATTTACTCCAGCGATGATTCAAGCAGTTTTCGATAATTTGGCAGCAATCGAACCAAAAAATCACTTTACTATCGGCATCAATGATGATGTGACTCACACTAGCTTGTTATACGATCCTGAGTTTTCGATTGAATCAGATCGTGTAGTACGAGCTATTTTTTATGGATTGGGTGCAGATGGAACTGTAGGAGCTAATAAGAATTCCATTAAAATTATCGGCGAACAAACAGACAACTACGCTCAAGGCTATTTTGTTTACGATTCCAAAAAATCGGGTTCTGTCACAGTTTCTCATTTACGATTTGGACAGCAGCCAATTCGCTCCACGTATTTAGTCAATCGGGCTAACTTTGTTGCTTGTCATCAGTGGGAGTTTATCGAGAAATTTCCATTACTCAAAGAGATCGTCCCTGGTGGTACTTTCTTACTTAATAGTCCCTATCCCGCAGATGAAATTTGGAATTATTTACCGCGATCGCTCCAAACTCAAATTATTCAAAAACATCTGAAATTTTATGTCATTAATGGCTACCAAGTTGCCCGCAACGCAGGGATGGGTGGAAGAATTAACACCGTTATGCAAGTTTGCTTCTTTGCTCTTTCTGGCGTGCTACCAAAAGATGAAGCGATCGCCCAAATTAAGCGATCTATCCGCAAAACCTACGGCAAGAAAGGCGATGAAATTGTCCAGATGAATATCCATGCAGTGCATGAAACCCTAGCACATTTATATGAAGTTGATTATGGAGCGATGGTAAGAAGCAATCAAGAAAACCAACTACCAACTACTAACTACCAACTACCGATTACCAATTCAGCCCCAGCTTTTGTTCGGGATGTTCTAGGAAAAATCATTGCCCGAGAAGGAGACAATTTACCCGTCAGTGCCATGCCCGTAGACGGAACTTATCCCAGTGGAACATCGAAGTGGGAAAAACGCAACATTGCCCAAGAAATCCCAGTTTGGGATTCAGATGTATGCGTCCAGTGCGGTAAGTGCGTGATGGTATGTCCCCACAGCGTGATTCGCAGTAAAGTTTACGAACCGCAGCAATTAGAAACTGCTCCAGCCACTTTTAAGAATAGCAATGCTAGAGAGCATGATTGGCAAGGTCTGAAATTCACAATTCAAGTTGCACCGGAAGACTGTACGGGCTGTGGCATCTGCGTCGATGTTTGCCCAGCCAAGAACAAGTCGCAACCAAAACTGAAAGCAATTAATATGCAGCCGCAGCAACCGTTGCGGGAACAAGAACGGGAGAATTGGGATTTCTTTTTAAATATTCCCAATCCCGATCGCACCCACTTGAAACTGCATAAAATTAACCAGCAGCAAATGCAAGAGCCGTTATTTGAATTTTCTGGTGCTTGTGCGGGTTGTGGAGAAACGCCCTATTTAAAACTCGTGAGTCAATTATTTGGCGATCGCGCCGTCATTGCCAACGCCACTGGCTGTTCTTCCATTTACGGTGGTAACTTACCCACTACACCTTGGACACATAACGCCGAGGGGCGGGGTCCTGCTTGGTCAAACTCCTTATTTGAAGATAATGCCGAATTTGGTTTAGGCTTTCGCGTTGCGATCGATAAACACGCAGAAATTGCTACTGAATTACTCCGCCAGCTAGCACCAGCCGTAGGTGAAGAATTAGCGACAAGTATCCTAAATGCTCCACAAAACGATGAAGCAGATATCTACGAACAACGCCAAAGAGTAGCTTTACTCAAGCAGAAATTGGACGAATTATTAAAGAATCAGGGAGCAGAGGAGCAAAGGGGCAGGGGAGCAGAGGAGCAGAGGGGCAACTACCAACTACCAACTACCAACTACCAAAATCTCAAATCCTTAGCTAACTACCTAGTGAAAAAAAGCGTCTGGATTATTGGCGGCGACGGTTGGGCTTATGATATTGGCTTTGGCGGACTCGATCACGTCCTAGCGAGCGGACGTAATGTGAATATCCTCGTTCTCGATACAGAGGTTTATTCCAACACTGGTGGGCAAATGTCTAAAGCTACCCCCAAGGGAGCAGTGGCTAAATTCGCTGCTGGTGGTAAGCCCGCACCCAAAAAAGACTTGGGTTTAATCGCCATGACTTACGGTAATGTCTACGTGGCAAGTGTAGCAATGGGCGCACGGGACGAGCATACCCTTAGAGCCTTTTTAGAAGCTGAAGCTTACGAAGGTCCATCGTTGATTATCGCCTACAGTCATTGCATCGCCCACGGCATCAACATGGCAACAGCGATGCAAAATCAAAAGGCTGCGGTAGATTCAGGGCGTTGGCTGCTGTATCGTTTTCACCCAGATCGGATTCAGCAGGGAGAAAACCCGCTCCAACTTGATTCCCACGCTCCGAAACTCCCAGTAGAGCAATATATGTATCTGGAAAACCGCTTCAAGATGCTGACCAAGAGCAAGCCAGAAGCAGCTAAACAGTTACTAGCAGAGGCACAGCAAGATGTCAATACTCGTTGGCGCTTGTATCAATATCTAGCCGCGCGATCGCCTGAAACTATTCATTAA
- a CDS encoding GTP-binding protein → MTQSQARRIDLQESHLNRARASIRQALSWYGHLRKPNPKPAKLELAGLVKPDLEVLTSTLNKLETNVICIAAFGLVSRGKSAVLNALVGQKILPTGPLHGVTQYPRSVRWNPGGKVQIELIDTPGLDEIEGQARAQMAKDVARQADLILFVVAGDITRTEYQALCELRQAQKPLILVFNKIDLYPETDREAIYKNLQQLGAGSPTARRLQQLLSSDEIVMVAAEPAAEEVRVEYPDGQVAYEWETPTPQVAELQQKILHVLNREGRSLLALNALLQVKDAEAAIACKTLDRLNEAAEDLIWQYTKYKALAVGLNPIAVLDVLGGFVADLALIRALAKLYNLPMTGFEATKLLRTILFSSGGLLLSELGSGMLLGLGKSATAIASGENPFNITAFAGTAIAQGGIAGYGTYAVGKAAQVYLEKGCSWGQFGASTVIQEILSQVEPNTILYRLRLELGQHLS, encoded by the coding sequence TTGACACAATCTCAAGCTAGGCGAATCGATCTCCAAGAATCTCACCTCAACCGCGCTCGTGCCAGTATCCGCCAAGCGCTATCTTGGTACGGACATCTGCGTAAACCCAATCCAAAGCCTGCAAAGCTTGAATTAGCTGGGTTGGTTAAACCAGATTTGGAAGTCCTAACTTCCACGCTGAATAAGTTAGAAACGAATGTCATTTGTATCGCTGCTTTTGGATTGGTGAGTCGAGGTAAATCAGCGGTTCTCAATGCCTTAGTCGGGCAGAAAATTTTACCCACGGGTCCCCTACACGGTGTGACTCAATATCCCCGTTCCGTGCGTTGGAATCCAGGTGGAAAAGTACAAATTGAATTAATCGATACGCCAGGATTAGATGAAATTGAAGGTCAAGCTAGAGCGCAAATGGCGAAGGACGTAGCGCGTCAAGCTGACTTAATTTTATTTGTTGTAGCTGGTGATATTACCCGTACTGAATATCAAGCACTTTGCGAACTACGACAAGCACAGAAACCGCTAATTTTAGTATTCAATAAAATCGATTTATATCCCGAAACCGATAGGGAAGCAATTTATAAAAATCTCCAACAATTAGGGGCTGGTAGTCCAACTGCAAGACGCTTACAGCAACTGCTATCTAGCGATGAAATCGTCATGGTGGCGGCGGAACCAGCAGCCGAAGAAGTGCGGGTAGAATATCCCGACGGACAAGTTGCTTACGAGTGGGAAACGCCAACACCCCAAGTTGCGGAGTTACAGCAAAAGATTTTGCACGTACTCAATCGTGAGGGGCGATCGCTACTGGCATTAAATGCTTTACTACAAGTAAAAGACGCAGAAGCCGCGATCGCATGTAAAACTCTAGATCGTCTTAATGAAGCGGCGGAAGATTTAATTTGGCAATATACCAAATACAAAGCTTTAGCTGTTGGACTCAACCCTATCGCTGTACTTGACGTTTTAGGCGGATTTGTTGCCGATCTCGCCCTAATTCGTGCTTTGGCTAAATTATATAATTTGCCAATGACGGGGTTTGAAGCCACAAAGTTGTTGAGAACAATTTTGTTTAGTTCTGGTGGTTTATTGTTGAGCGAATTAGGTAGCGGAATGCTATTAGGCTTAGGTAAAAGTGCGACTGCGATCGCCTCTGGGGAGAATCCGTTTAATATAACTGCATTTGCAGGAACTGCGATCGCGCAAGGGGGAATTGCTGGTTATGGTACGTATGCTGTGGGAAAAGCTGCCCAAGTGTATCTAGAAAAAGGTTGTAGTTGGGGACAATTCGGTGCGAGTACAGTCATTCAAGAAATTTTATCTCAAGTCGAGCCAAATACAATTTTGTATCGCTTGCGGTTAGAGTTGGGGCAACATTTGAGTTAA